In Deinococcus metallilatus, the sequence TGCAGCAGGACGAACAGGACGTCGGGCGCGCGTATGCGCGGGCCCTGGAACTCAGCAACACCTTCCTGGCCCAGCTCACCACGTTCGGCGAACTGGTGCAACAGCGGGCGCTGCCCCGGCCCACGGGGATCAAGACCTGGGAGCGCACCTTTGAGAAGGCTGGCGCGTACGGACTGGTTCCCCTGGACATTCTGGCGGGGAAGTACGTGTTCCAGGATTTACGGACGCTCTACGGCGCCGCTGAGCGCATCGAGGCGGTGTTCCAGGTGCGCGCCTTTCAGGACCGGTTCCTGCAACCGCAGCCCAGCGGGTACCGCGACCTCCAGTTTGTGGTGGACGTGGAGGGCCACTGCGCCGAGGTGAAGTTGTGCCACGCCGCCTTCGATGAACTCGACAGCTATGAGCACGACCTCTACAAGATCCGGCGCAAGCTGGAGGGCAAGGTCGAGGATGGGATTTCGGTGATTGAACAGTTGGTCTTGGACACCCTCAACGATGCGAGTACACTGATGTTCCAGCGGGTGTGGGCAACCGTCCGCGGAGAGGCCGGTGAGTGAATGACGAAGTTTTACAGGGTGGGTAACGTGCCCGTGAAAATTACCAAGCGTGAGGACGGCGTGACCCTGATCCAGGCCTTTAACGCGGCGCTGGGCCGGTTCGAGAGCAACTCCCGGTACTACAGCATGATCCGCCGCGACGACACCGGCCTCGTGCGTCAGGTGACCGAGGCGGAGTTCGACCGGCACGTGAAATCGCTGAGCCAGCAGGCGTCCTGACGGGACGCACGTGGGGCCAGGCAGGTGCCTGGCCCCACCTTTACGCCCTGAGGAGCGCTTCGGCGTCGGCCCTCACCCGCCGGGCGGTCAGGACCGCGCCGGACTCCCCGAAGTTCAGCGCGGCGGCGTACGCCTCGGCCAGGAGGGCGGGCGCCTGCGGGTCGCGGTGTCTCGCCAGTTCCCGGGCGTAGTACAGCCGGGCCAGCACCTCGCGCTCGGTGTTTTTCAGGGCGCGTGCGGCCCGCAGCGCCTCCTCGTACAGCGCCGCGCCGCGCACCGGATCACCGCGGCGGAACGCGATGAGGCCCTCGGTGGCGCGCAGGGTCAACCCGAGTTCGTTCGCTGGGGCCACGGCCTGGGCACGCGCGAGGTACCGCTCGGCGCGGTCGAGTTGCCCAGCGTCCGCCAGGTAGAACGCCATGTTGTTCAGGAGGGTGTCCTCCTCCGGGGTGGCCGTCAGGCCGAGTTTGGTGAGTTCGATGGCCTGCCCGGGCGTCTCGTCGAGCAGATGCGAGAGGTACCCGGCCATGATGGCGGGCGTGGACGAGAACGGTTCATCCTGCAACCAGGACACGAATGCCGCGCGGGCGTCCTCGTAGTTGCGGGCCTCGTAGCTGTCCTGCCCGCGGGCCTCGAAATTCCGGGGAACGTCCACGAGTTGCGATTCCTTCAGCTCCAGCCGGACGTGCGGCGCCGCCCACTGCACCTGTGCGACCGCGTTCTCGGTCGGCCGCTCCAGGGCCTGCTGAAACAACTTCCGCACCCGCTTGGTCTTTCCGTCCGTCAGGTCGAGGGTGCCCAGGGCGGCGGCGAGTTCGCTGCTGTGGAGGGGTGAGAACTCCCGGTGCTCCAGCACCTCGCGGGCCCGCTTGACCGACTTGGGGGGCAGGCCAGCCACCATCGCCGCGCTGATCTCGGCCGCCATCAGCCAAGGGTCCTGGAGGGTCAGCGGCTGTTGCCGCAGCAGCCGGACGGCCTCGCGGGGATCGTGGGCATGCAGGTGGAACCGCACCGCGGCCCGCAGGGTCAGGCGGTGGTGGGGGGCCAGGCCCAGCGCCACGGTGAGGTGGCGCTCGGCCTTTGCCAGGACACCCAGGGCCGCGTACATGCGGGCCAGGTCCACGTGAGCGAGCGGGCTCCGCGGAAAGGCCCGCACCACCGCCTTGAGGCGCCGCACTTCCTCTTGCAGCCGGTCCATGCTCAGGGCTGGGGTAACCAGCCTGAGGGGCGGGGCCTCAAGCTGGAACCCGAGGACGTCACGGGCCGTGGACAGGGCCGTGGGGGTCGTGTCGTCCGCGTGCAGCAGCAGGTACTCGGCGGCGTCCTCCGCCACCTGCGGACGCGCGGCGAGCGCCGCCGCACTCGTCAGTTCGGCCGCCCGCCCGATGCTGGGCCGTGCGGCGAACGCCACCCGCAGTTGGTTCAGGTGTGAGGCGATCTGGGCGCTCACCTGCTCCGTACTCGCGGCGCGGGGGGGCCGCAGGCTGGACGCCTCCCCCATCTCCACGGCCACCCGCGTGTCGCGCCAGCGCGGGATAACGCGCCGATCCTCCACCTTGTGGGTGAGGGTCACGGGGCCCGCTGCTTTCGCCGCAAGGCCGCCGCGACCGCGAGGCGGTCGAAGAGACTGACGTACTGCTGGAGGCCGGTCGGGTCCACCCGCCCGAGATTGCGGGGATGGCCACGCCGCAGGGGGTCGGGGAAACACAGCTCCCCGATGCTGCGGGTCACTTCCGCCGCGAGGACAGGTCCCAGGCGCCGCTGGAGTTGCGCCGACACCCCCCGCATCGCCCGCCCGAACGCGTCCAGCAGGTGCGGCAGCACCTGGGGAAAGTCCTCCTCCCAGTCCCCGCCGCAGAAGAGCGGCCGCATCGCCTCGTCCAGTTCGGCGTACAGGTAACTGTTGAAGTGCTGGTGGGTGAACAGGAACGTCACCAACCCCCCGAGCATGTACAGGTCGGCGCGCTTGCGGTCCCGCCAGACGTCGGCCGACTGGGCAAAATACAACGCCTCGGGCGGGGCATACTCCCAGGTGCCGGGAAAGGCCGTCTCATGGTGTGGGGATTTCCCGAGCGCGTCCACGGCGGTGCCCAGGTCGCCGATCTTCCAGCCGTCCTCCGAGAAGACCAGGACGTTCGCGGGTTTGAGGTCATTGTGGGCCAGCTTGGCGATGTGCAATTGCTGAACACCGACCGCCACATGGTGGATGCAGCGCAGCAGCCAGACCTCATCGATGGCCGTGATCGCCAGATGGTCGCGGACGTCCCCGTCCGCCCGGTCGAAGATGATGTACGGCACCGGGACATTCACCCCGGGCAGGCGCTCCTCTCCGTGACTGATGGCCCGCACCACGCGGTGCATGCGCAGGTTCCGGCACATCGCGAGCAGGGAGACTTCAAAATTGAACTGCGCGGAGACGGCCTGGAGTTCCTGCATGACGTTGGGGGCCTGGTAGACGTTCGACAGGTCGATGGCCTTGAGGAACCCCTCGCGCCCGTCGGCGTGCCGAACGAAGTACCCGACGGAGTGGTGTCCCTGGGAATAGGGCGTGGACGGTGCCGTGCTGCCCAGCACGGTCCAACCTTCTGAAAGCGTCAGACCGCTGAGAAAGTGAGCGGGGTGGGTTTCACGGGTTCGGGCCGCCGACAAGGTCATGGGGTCCTTTCGAGGAGGAGGGGGGGTGCGGGGCGGGGGGTGGAGGCTTGGGCAGGGACGCCCTGGGCCTTGGGCTCCTCATCCGGTGAGCACATCACGGGAGGAACGGGCTGTCTCCACCTCCACATCATCCTGGTCGCCGGAACACCCCCAGTTCCCCGTCCGGGTCATGAACAGCCCGGTCGGTGGGAGCCACCCGCTGCGGGAACACGGCGTAGTTGCGCCCACCGGGATAGCGGGCACTGGGGTAGAGGATGGCGTCGTACCGGGCGCTGTCCAGGACCGCCCGCGCGAGGAGTTGCGTCAGGGCCAGGTGCCCGTCCAGGTTCAGCGGCAACCACTCCTGGAAGAGGTCGCCTGGCTGCACGTCGAGGTGAGTCTGGACCCCGAGATCGGTCAGGTCGAGGACGGCCCCCAGGCGTAGCTTGACGGTGATGTCCAGCCGGGGGCGCTGGTCGGTGCCCGGTTGGATCACAACGCCTGGTGGGCCCGTCACCACCGTGATCACCCTGGCCTCGGCGTGGGCGACGGCCGTGTTTTCCGCCAGGTACAGCATCTCGTGTGCCTCTGGGAACCCCTGCGGCGCGTTGTACCGGCCCCCCGTCACCACTGAACCGGCGGTGTTCAGGGGGTCGGGGCTGTACTTGCGCAGCGCGAGCAGCGGCACCGTGCGGTAGGCATCGATGACCCGGGTCGGGGTCCACAGGGGGGCGTCGAGCAACGCGCGCTTCAGGTCCTGGCCCCGCCGCATCAGGTCGGCGTGCCCGTCTCCGCCAGCAGCAACAGGCGCTGCACGGCCACCGGCCGCCGTTCGAGCAGGTACGACAGCGGCGCCCGGCCCTCCAGCACCGGGTTGGGGGCGCGCAGCCACATCCGGCCCACCCCCAGGTCCCCGAAGACCTCCCTGAGATGCAGCCCGATCTCCTCCAGCTCGTGCAGCGGTTCCTGGAGCGAATCGCTGGTGGGGTGCTTGCTCAGCCCGCTGGGGTCGCGCTCCAGCGCCTGCGCCAGTTCGCGCATGGTCAGGCCGAAGGTGCTCGCCACCCGCCGGGCGTCCAGCTTGCCGCTGCGCGGGTCACGCGCGTCCATCAGCAGGTGGGCGGTCGGTCCTTCCGTGGTCGTCATCCCTTCACCCCCAGATTATCCTACCATCAAACCTCTATTCAAGCTCTATTTTTCCTCCTTCAGGCGGCGGGGCCGGCTCAGGACCGCTGGGAACTGTCCGCCGCAAAGCCGCGCCCCACCGTTGGGACGGACGCTCGACCCCGTGGACGACTCAGGTCTGGGGAGGCACGCTGCCCACCAGCACCGCGGTGACCCCCAGCACCACGAGCAGCAGGCCCGCCTCGACCGCCAGGGCCGCCCGGGGAAAGGAGGCCGTGTGCGGGGCGAGCGTCCGGCGGACGCCCACCGCGGCGAGGAGCGTGGCCGCGAAGACCCCCAGCTTCAGCAGCAGCGTGGTGCCGTACCCACTCCCGGGCCAGGCCTGGACGGGACCCGCGTGGTGCAAGCCCAGGTAAAGCCCGCTCAGCGACAGCAGCACGACGCTCCCCAGGGCCACGGGGGTAAAGGCCCGGGCCGCCGCCCGCCAGTTCGTCCCCCGCCCGCAGGCCAGCACCAGCACGCCCCCGGTCCAGGCGGCCATCGCCCCGGCGTGCAGGGCGTGGGCCGCGCGCATGGGGAGGTCGCCCCCCACCGCCCCGTGCCCGCCGCCCGCCACCCCCCAGAGGGTGACGGCCGCCCCCAGCCCCACGGGGACACTGGACCGGCCAAGGACCTCGCCGGTCAGGAGGACGGCCGTCCCCAGCAGCGCGGTCAGGGCCGCCCGGCCTGGCCCGGTCGAGGTGAGATAGGCCAGCACGTCGGCGGGGGCCGTGAACCCCAGGGCCGTCAGCGTGCCCCCGACTTGCAGGGCCACCCCCAGGGCGATCAGGAGCGCGCCGGCCCCCTGCCAGCCGGGCCACCCGCCGGGCGGGGCCCCGACCAGGCCCGCCAGACGGCGCCGGGCGAGCGCGCCGCCCAGCAGCAGGGCCAGCCCGGCGAAGGTGAGCAGGCTGGCGGCGGCCGGCGTCACTTCACCCGAAAGACGCTCTGCCCGCTGATCGGGTGACCGTCTTCCGAGGCGAGGCGCCACAGGACCGCGTACAGGCCCGGCTTCAGCCCGGCCTTGAGGGGCAGGACGACCCGCGCCGCCATGCCCGTGCGGGTCTGAATGGTGTCCGCCCGGGCCGCCGCGTCGTTCCTGGCATCGAGGGCCGTCTTGGCGAGGGTGGCGGCGGCCTGCTGCACGGCGGCGGCATTGCCGCTGGCGGTGAGCGGGTAGACCTTGAAGGTGGAAAAGCGCAGGCTGACCGGCTCGCTGAGGGTGAGGGTCACCTGCTGGGGAGCGGGCACCGTGGCGCCGCGGGCGGGGGTGACGGCGGTGACCTCGGTGTGCACGAGGGCGGCGCCCAGGGTAAGGGGGAGCAGGGCCAAGAGGCGCTTGAGGATCATGGATGTCTCCTGTTGGAAGGGAAACGGGGGAGCACCCCCGTCCCCCGGTCTTACTGGACGGTGATGGTGCTGGCGGGGGCCTTCTCGGGATCGCTGCCGTCCCAGAGCGCCACGCTGCCGTCGCTGTAGGTCTGATAGATCTTCCAGCTCACGGGGCCCGCCGCGTCCGGGTTGCGAGCCTGGAAGTAGAAGCGGGCGTACTCCTGCGGGGCGATGCGGCCCCGCCAGGTCACTTCCGTGATCAGCCCCGCCGCGTTCGTCTTGACGGTGCGGGTGAACCCGGGCGTGACCTGAAAGCGGGTGATCGTCACCCCGGCAGGGATCACGAGGCGAATCTCGGTGGTGCTGATCTCCTTTTCCGTGGGCACGTTCAGGCGGTAGGTCTCCGAGACGCCGACCTTCGATTCGCCCGCGCCGGTTTCGGTGCGGACGGTGGCGTGGGCGGCGGCGACGGGGAGCAGCAGGGCGAGGAGGAGAGGCAGGGGTCGGTTGAACATGGGAACTCCAAGGGGGAAGGAACGGGGACTCTGGCGGCCACCACTGGGGTGTTCAGAAGCCCTCGTCGTGGCGAGTCGGCATGACAAACGCCGACGCACACCTGGGGTGTGGGTCAGCTCGGCCGGGGGGGTGGCGCGCGGGCGTCCGCGTGCCGGGGCAAAGCCCGGCTCACCGGAAGCGTGAAGACGCCCGGGGGCGGCGGCGAGCGGGGAGACCCCGTGACCAGCTCCGGCACGCTGGCCTCCAGCCCGTAGGCCTGGGTCAGACAGAACAGGCAGTGGGCGCCGTGAGCGTGGGGGACCGGAGGCCGCCGTGGGGCCTCATCCCCGGGGTGATGACCACGATGGGTGGTCTGCGCTGCCGGAGCGCCGTGCTGGGCCTGGCCCACAAACAGGGGCGCCACCCCCTGGCCTCCTCGAGCCTGAAAGGCGAAGGCCGCCAGCACCGTCAGGAGGCCCGCCAGCAGGCGCATCCAGGGCAGGGGGACCGGGCGGGCGGCCTTCACGACCCTCTCAGGTTACGGGCCGCGGATGAGGAAGGTGCCCCGGGCGGTTACTCGTCGTGCGGCGGGGGCTGGTCGGGATCGCAGTAGTCGATGGCCGCCCCGGTCTGGAAGTTCCCCACCACGATCTCCCGTTTGAAGGGGTAGCCGACGCGCACCCCCTCGGCCGCCCGCTCGAAGGTGAAGCGTTGACCCTTGCGCACCGGCGTCTCCCCGAGCACCAGGGGCCGCCTCGCTTCGTAGATCGCGCAGTACGGCGTGCAGAAGTAGAAGCCCAGAGGCCGCCCCTGAGCGTTCTTCGCCACCACCGCGCCGCCCGTCTCCACCGCGCGGCGGATCTCATGCCACAGGGCCACGCTCGCCGCCGGGTCCGGGTCGAGCGCCCACATCTCGTCGATCACCCGCCCGGCGTCAGGGTCCTTGCGGAGGAACGCCACGCTGTTCGGGTCGGTCATCGCCCAGCGGTCAAACCCCGGCTCGCCGGGCAGGGCGGTGTGGAGGAGGGGAGCCTCGCCCTTGCGGGGGGAAGCGCTGCGCCCTCCCTCGGTCAGCAGCGCGGGGTAGCCGATCAGTTGCCCGACTCGGTACAGCCCCTCGATGGCCCCCTTGGCGTGCTCCTCGATCTGCTCGTGCAGGGCCAGCGACGCCCCAGGGCGGTACATGCCCGAGGCGTAGTTCGCCTTGGACAGCGCCCCCTCGAACTGGCCGCGCAACCGGGCCAGCTTCGGGGCGTCGGCCTCCGGGGTGGTCTTCTCCAGGTTGTGCATCGCGGCCTCAGCGTGCAGGCGCATGGCGTCCAGGGCCGCGATCATCGCGTCGAGGTGCGGCCTCGGGCAGGGCTCCACCGGGGACCACTTCGGGAGTTTGGCGGGTAAGGTCCTGGCAGGCAGTTCGAACGCCGGGTCGTGTTCCGCCTCGCTCGCGTACCCCAGCCAGCGCCCCACCTCGGCGTAGTAGGCGTTCACCTGGTCAAAGGTCACCGGGGGCACGAAGCCCACCGTACTGGGGTCGGCGGCCTCGTCCGCCTCCAGCATCTTGTCGGCCAGCGTTTGCAGCGCAAAGGCGTTCCAGGCACAGGCGAGTTCGAGCCCGACGTGGCGCTTCACCGCGAAGGGACTCGTGCCGCTGAGGGTGAGGTCGAAGCGGCGGCGTTCGGCGGCGTCGAGCAGCGGGTGAACCTGCGTCCCCGCCTGGCGGTAGGCGTACAGCGTCTCGGCGTCCCGCTCACCACGGGTAAAGGCCCGGACTCGGGTCCACACTCCTGGGGTTTCCACGCCTGTACCTTACGTCACCCTTCGGGAAGTCGTTCCCTCAATTGAGGCGGGGGAAGAGGGCGCCGTGACGACCGGCGCCCCCCGTCCTCACCCGTGGTCCAGCAGGCCGCCGTGCAGCGCCCGCCACATCAGGGACAGGGCGAAGGTCCACAGCAGCGTGCCCACCAGCACGTCCAGCCACCGCCAGGCCCGGGGGGAACGGAACAGGGGCGCGAGGCGGACTCCTCCGAAGGCCAGCAGCGCGTACCAGGCGAGGGACGCAGAGACGGCTCCCAGGGCGAAGAGGGTCCGGCCCAGCGGCGGGAGGGGGGTGGACAGGGCGCCGAACAGCACCACGCTGTCCACATAGGGGTGGGGATTGAGCAGGGTGAGGCCCAGAGCCGTGGCCGCCACCTGACGGGGACCGCCCAGCTCCCGGCGGGGGGTCCGGGTGTCGATGACGTTCGGGGAGCGGACGGCGCGAAACGCTTTCCAGCCGTGCCAGAACAGGAACGCGGCCCCGCCCCACGCCGCTACCGGGGCCAGGAGCGGGAGGCGCGCGAGCAGCGCCCCCAGGCCGGTCGTGCCGAGGGTGATGAACAGCATGTCGGCCAGGACGCCCGCGCTTCCCGCCACAAGGGGGTGATGGCGGTGGAGGGCTTGGCGCAGGACAAAGGCGTTGAGGGCACTCACGCCGATCAGGTGCGCGGCACTCACCCCGAACCCCTGCACCAGGGCGGCCGGGAAGAACTCAGCCATACCCCGGCCCGGTCGGCTCTTGAGAAGGGCGAATCATCCTGCCGAGGATATCCGTCGGGGCTGATACGTGCGGGAGACTGCACGATCAGGAGGAAGGGAACTCTTCCCGGTCATGGCCGCACGCGGCCACCGCGGCCAGCAGGTCGTCGATCAGGGCCAGCATCTGGCCCACCCGCTCGGCCTGCACCAGGCCGCCGTCCCTCAGGCAGGCCAGGTGGTGGCTGACGTTGGGCTGGGTCAGGCCGGTGAGGGCCATCCGTTCGGACACGCGGCGTGGCTCCTCGCGCAGGGCTTCCAGGAGGCTCAGCCGCGAGCGGTCGGAAAAACCCCGGAACAGCTTGGCTTTCGCTTCCAGCAGGTCGGGCGCGGGGGGCGTCCGCACGGACATGGGACGCGCAGAGCGGCCTCCCGCGCCACGAACAGGAGGCCGCGGGCGGAGTCGCCCCTGAGCAGGAGAGACCCAGTCTGGGTCGTGCCACGATCAATCCCCGGCCACCGCGACGAGCCCAGGTGTGGCACGCTCGGCGCCGCCCGGCCAGCGGTCACGGCTGCCGGGGCCAGCCGCGCAACGCGCGGTAGCGCGCCCTCGGCTCGGCGGTGAGCGGGTGGATGCCGTGCCGGGCGCACCAGGACAGGTGGAAGACGGTCCCCAGGGCGAAGGGGCCGAAGGTCCACAGCAGCGACCACGGGCGGCCCACCGTGCGCGTGGTGAGCCCCACCCCCGCGAAGTAGACGGCCCACTTCGCCAGGCGCCTCTTGGGGCAGGTGCCCTCCTCGAAGTGGCGGAAGAGGGCGAGCCCGGCGCTCGCCAGGACGGGGGCGGCCACGAATTCCAGCGGCATAGGACACCTCCGGCGCGGGACGGAACGGGGGACCACGCGCTACCCCAGGAAGGTCTGCGCGAGCAGGTAGACGTTCAGGCTGATGATCAGCGCCGCGATCACCCAGCCCGTCACCGTGACGAGGCGGGTGTTGACCAATCCCCCCATGACGTCCCGGCGGGCGGTAAAGATCAGCAGCGGCACCAGCGCGAAGGGGATGCCGAAGGAGAGCACCACCTGCGAGAGGACCAGCGTGTCGGTGGGGTTGAGCCCCGCCAGGATCACCGCAAAGGCGGGCAGC encodes:
- a CDS encoding tetratricopeptide repeat protein, which codes for MTLTHKVEDRRVIPRWRDTRVAVEMGEASSLRPPRAASTEQVSAQIASHLNQLRVAFAARPSIGRAAELTSAAALAARPQVAEDAAEYLLLHADDTTPTALSTARDVLGFQLEAPPLRLVTPALSMDRLQEEVRRLKAVVRAFPRSPLAHVDLARMYAALGVLAKAERHLTVALGLAPHHRLTLRAAVRFHLHAHDPREAVRLLRQQPLTLQDPWLMAAEISAAMVAGLPPKSVKRAREVLEHREFSPLHSSELAAALGTLDLTDGKTKRVRKLFQQALERPTENAVAQVQWAAPHVRLELKESQLVDVPRNFEARGQDSYEARNYEDARAAFVSWLQDEPFSSTPAIMAGYLSHLLDETPGQAIELTKLGLTATPEEDTLLNNMAFYLADAGQLDRAERYLARAQAVAPANELGLTLRATEGLIAFRRGDPVRGAALYEEALRAARALKNTEREVLARLYYARELARHRDPQAPALLAEAYAAALNFGESGAVLTARRVRADAEALLRA
- a CDS encoding protein kinase domain-containing protein, with protein sequence MLGSTAPSTPYSQGHHSVGYFVRHADGREGFLKAIDLSNVYQAPNVMQELQAVSAQFNFEVSLLAMCRNLRMHRVVRAISHGEERLPGVNVPVPYIIFDRADGDVRDHLAITAIDEVWLLRCIHHVAVGVQQLHIAKLAHNDLKPANVLVFSEDGWKIGDLGTAVDALGKSPHHETAFPGTWEYAPPEALYFAQSADVWRDRKRADLYMLGGLVTFLFTHQHFNSYLYAELDEAMRPLFCGGDWEEDFPQVLPHLLDAFGRAMRGVSAQLQRRLGPVLAAEVTRSIGELCFPDPLRRGHPRNLGRVDPTGLQQYVSLFDRLAVAAALRRKQRAP
- a CDS encoding RES family NAD+ phosphorylase, with protein sequence MRRGQDLKRALLDAPLWTPTRVIDAYRTVPLLALRKYSPDPLNTAGSVVTGGRYNAPQGFPEAHEMLYLAENTAVAHAEARVITVVTGPPGVVIQPGTDQRPRLDITVKLRLGAVLDLTDLGVQTHLDVQPGDLFQEWLPLNLDGHLALTQLLARAVLDSARYDAILYPSARYPGGRNYAVFPQRVAPTDRAVHDPDGELGVFRRPG
- a CDS encoding antitoxin Xre/MbcA/ParS toxin-binding domain-containing protein, whose translation is MTTTEGPTAHLLMDARDPRSGKLDARRVASTFGLTMRELAQALERDPSGLSKHPTSDSLQEPLHELEEIGLHLREVFGDLGVGRMWLRAPNPVLEGRAPLSYLLERRPVAVQRLLLLAETGTPT
- a CDS encoding CopD family protein, encoding MTPAAASLLTFAGLALLLGGALARRRLAGLVGAPPGGWPGWQGAGALLIALGVALQVGGTLTALGFTAPADVLAYLTSTGPGRAALTALLGTAVLLTGEVLGRSSVPVGLGAAVTLWGVAGGGHGAVGGDLPMRAAHALHAGAMAAWTGGVLVLACGRGTNWRAAARAFTPVALGSVVLLSLSGLYLGLHHAGPVQAWPGSGYGTTLLLKLGVFAATLLAAVGVRRTLAPHTASFPRAALAVEAGLLLVVLGVTAVLVGSVPPQT
- a CDS encoding copper resistance CopC family protein, with protein sequence MILKRLLALLPLTLGAALVHTEVTAVTPARGATVPAPQQVTLTLSEPVSLRFSTFKVYPLTASGNAAAVQQAAATLAKTALDARNDAAARADTIQTRTGMAARVVLPLKAGLKPGLYAVLWRLASEDGHPISGQSVFRVK
- a CDS encoding DUF1775 domain-containing protein; translation: MFNRPLPLLLALLLPVAAAHATVRTETGAGESKVGVSETYRLNVPTEKEISTTEIRLVIPAGVTITRFQVTPGFTRTVKTNAAGLITEVTWRGRIAPQEYARFYFQARNPDAAGPVSWKIYQTYSDGSVALWDGSDPEKAPASTITVQ
- a CDS encoding DUF2946 family protein, yielding MKAARPVPLPWMRLLAGLLTVLAAFAFQARGGQGVAPLFVGQAQHGAPAAQTTHRGHHPGDEAPRRPPVPHAHGAHCLFCLTQAYGLEASVPELVTGSPRSPPPPGVFTLPVSRALPRHADARAPPPRPS
- a CDS encoding LysE/ArgO family amino acid transporter — translated: MAEFFPAALVQGFGVSAAHLIGVSALNAFVLRQALHRHHPLVAGSAGVLADMLFITLGTTGLGALLARLPLLAPVAAWGGAAFLFWHGWKAFRAVRSPNVIDTRTPRRELGGPRQVAATALGLTLLNPHPYVDSVVLFGALSTPLPPLGRTLFALGAVSASLAWYALLAFGGVRLAPLFRSPRAWRWLDVLVGTLLWTFALSLMWRALHGGLLDHG
- a CDS encoding ArsR/SmtB family transcription factor produces the protein MSVRTPPAPDLLEAKAKLFRGFSDRSRLSLLEALREEPRRVSERMALTGLTQPNVSHHLACLRDGGLVQAERVGQMLALIDDLLAAVAACGHDREEFPSS